The nucleotide sequence GTTGTGGGCGTTGGCCGCCCGGGCCGCCGCCATGATGTCCTCGAAACTCGCGGCGGGCTTTCCGTAGGCGATGTTCTCCCGGATCGTCCCGTTGAAAAGGATCGGTTCCTGCAGGACGACGCCGATATGGCCCCGCAGGTCTTCGAGCCGGATGTCCCGCAGGTCCACGCCGTCCAGCGTGATCGAACCGTAGTTCACGTCGTAGAACCGGCAGATGAGGTTTATGGTCGTACTCTTCCCGGCGCCCGACTTGCCGACCAGCCCGATCATTTCGCCGGGCCGGATATGTAGATTGACGTCCCGCAGCACCGGCAGCGCGGCGTCGTACCCGAACGTCACGTCCTGGAACTTGATCTCGCCCCGCGTCTGCAGCATCTGCTTCGCGTTCTTGTCTTCGTAATTCTCCGGTTCCATGTCGATGAGCTCGAAGACTCGTTCGGCGGCGCTCATGGCCCGCGTCATCCAGCTGTTGACCCGGCCGAGCCACCGCAGCGGACCGTAGAACATCTGCAGGTAGAAGTAGAACAGTATCAACTCGCCCAGGGTGAGTTCCTGTCCGAGCACCTGCCCGCCTCCCACCAGCCACACCACGACAAAGCCCAGGAAGTTCAGCAGGCCCATGGTGGAGAAGTAGTAGATCCACTGTTTCTCGGTCCAGTACTCCAGGGCGAACATGTCCCTCGCGTTGCGTCTGAACCGGCCGACCTCCCTGTTCTCCTGGGCGAAGGCCTTGACGATACGAATGCCCGAAAGGGATTCCTGAATGTGGGTGAAGAACCCTTCCCACTGGCGCCACATCCGGGTGTAGTAGGTCCGCAACCTCCGGTAGAGGACCCGGCCCCATATGACGATGAGCGGCACGGGGATGAGGATGTAGAGCGTAAGCACCCAGTTGGTGTAGAACAGCATGCCGATGATCCCGAGCGTTGTCATCCAGCGGAGGATGAGGAAGGGCAGGCCGTCCACCAGGAAGCTGCGCACGTTCCGGGTGTCCCGCGTCACGCGCGAAAGCAGGCCGCCCGTCTTCTGCTTGTCGTGGAACCCCAGCGAAAGGTATTCGACGTGATGGTACACCTGGGCCCGGATATCCGCCACCACGCGGGCGCCCACCCAGGCCGTCAGCCAGCCGTTCGCCATCTCGCCCAGCCAGCGGAGTACGAGCAGGCCGGCCATGGCCGCGACGAACCAGAACAGCAACTCCTTGTCGCCGTTCTCGAAAGCGTCGTCGATGATGAGCTGCGTTATCTTGGGCGGGAGGAGTTCCGCCACGCTGAGCACGGCGAACAGCGCCACCATGGCGATGGCCCTGGTCCGGTGGGCGCCCAGGTAGGAGCAGATCCGCTTGAGCATGCCCCACTTGCTGACGCAGGCGGGACACAGCCCGTCCCGGGTGGGCAGACGCCTGCCGCAGGTGTCGCAGACCACCCGGGGGAATTCCGTCTTGACCTGAAACGGCTTTTCCTCGATGTGCTGCTCGATGCCGCGCTGCGCCTCGTTGAAGACGTCTACGCGGCTCTGGGAATAGCGAATCAGCGGAATCGTGTCTTCTGCCGTGTAGACTTCCAGGCAGGAGCCGCCTACCAGGGGTTCCACCGCCACCCTGGTCAGGTCCTCCAGCGGCACGGCGATGTCGTCGCCGGCGCCGTTGAGTTCCAGGGCCATGACGCGTCGGTCGGTTACGATGAGCCAGGAGGGCTGGAACCGGCCTTTCGCGTCCAGGTCCGATTCCAGGGTGATGTGGATTTCTTCGTCGGTTTCCAGTACGGGGTAGAGCTTTTTCTGAATCTGATCCGGCAGGGGATCGGCCAGGCGCATGTAACTTCCTTTGGGACCTTGCTGCGGGGCGTGCCGACTTGAGGAATGAACGGAACCGGTCATATATCAATAAAGTGGATGCATCCGTAACGCTTCACTGCCTCGAATGCGATTTGAAGTCCTTGTACAGTGTGAGGAAATCGCGGCTCGCTCCAGTTC is from Gemmatimonadota bacterium and encodes:
- a CDS encoding ABC transporter ATP-binding protein, with amino-acid sequence MTGSVHSSSRHAPQQGPKGSYMRLADPLPDQIQKKLYPVLETDEEIHITLESDLDAKGRFQPSWLIVTDRRVMALELNGAGDDIAVPLEDLTRVAVEPLVGGSCLEVYTAEDTIPLIRYSQSRVDVFNEAQRGIEQHIEEKPFQVKTEFPRVVCDTCGRRLPTRDGLCPACVSKWGMLKRICSYLGAHRTRAIAMVALFAVLSVAELLPPKITQLIIDDAFENGDKELLFWFVAAMAGLLVLRWLGEMANGWLTAWVGARVVADIRAQVYHHVEYLSLGFHDKQKTGGLLSRVTRDTRNVRSFLVDGLPFLILRWMTTLGIIGMLFYTNWVLTLYILIPVPLIVIWGRVLYRRLRTYYTRMWRQWEGFFTHIQESLSGIRIVKAFAQENREVGRFRRNARDMFALEYWTEKQWIYYFSTMGLLNFLGFVVVWLVGGGQVLGQELTLGELILFYFYLQMFYGPLRWLGRVNSWMTRAMSAAERVFELIDMEPENYEDKNAKQMLQTRGEIKFQDVTFGYDAALPVLRDVNLHIRPGEMIGLVGKSGAGKSTTINLICRFYDVNYGSITLDGVDLRDIRLEDLRGHIGVVLQEPILFNGTIRENIAYGKPAASFEDIMAAARAANAHNFILAKPDGYDTILGDKGTGLSGGEKQRVSIARAILHDPRILILDEATSSVDAETEKQLQEAIARLIKGRTTIAIAHRLSTLRDADRLVVLEQGRVVEEGTHEELIANRGHFHHLVRLQKATSEIMEVA